In Xyrauchen texanus isolate HMW12.3.18 chromosome 23, RBS_HiC_50CHRs, whole genome shotgun sequence, a genomic segment contains:
- the ccdc142 gene encoding uncharacterized protein ccdc142 isoform X1: protein MAHSSGSSQEGQTDNNPNKHTQADKTETPVSVRPDPQLTDNGQRRQSDCSDVLPEEYNSNEKYDASWYQGPFTKSLQKAEALFRTRFNPMWLMRQKTKDGSWDSEMDSITSCSSRRIQHLGQTLQSLRSQCHILQDPASGGMLFGCVTGLSSSVEGEFYHQPQIATLSHHYCQLQHLMEQRAQLIFLHEYFQRLQVATCFVGQLGMVLERTHLLLADRGHVAEQPNSMWNLGLRSLCQELQVHLNHWEMLWAKARSDPFLRRVFFSCVATLASMQQTLQVLGFQALLLMERCIYTAFSALAIAQLDRVPRDALVDLLCAVELYNQVVEDRRGHGRTSPWSSQLVFRSDCLQFVSSFFRNGVSPQTLPVEQLMMIVAQSQAQKAAEQLYTWTSQQSNLLYVANSPCELRGHLECPKLNSHTSPSINIHTVQLEHQADAGELPKKPLHTLWSSNLLFSSFISRDRECIDTLFQALVTSTNLLAPHIPKKPQFDGTVAPEDLLVVCRRPIEEEERLLNRPRMTSRTNNVVPIDVRKSEACMKLFSNYKHMLWREFAEAAVKHFYYQPNNSTLGSINQWNDEMVLLLVTWLKHSYTEDHIPEECKESLSNFCSYILTTAAFTRWDEMMCLSLGSGLKEKCVPAVKQERSAVRTVTMDHILQLFPPLHTVLQFLQHPDMESGDGGSNSLLGLLCRSVATVQSSTFWVMSKAYQFLASWSLSKFLLVTQGDLKDLKGSVESLVLLTGAVSRDSVHPLIIQHTASLSQAVMDLQAFSDLVLRIFSLDCKRMSVEIFEQTMPSAKHWRINYKTELPSSPSDYAACAAQSVIGQVLNGVQPLPDDARIPALTEAMTAFMEAWMEHILKQKIKFSIQGALQLKQDFDLIRDFIRSEEYSLSEELHQKLLSLRVFHQVDNAIVCLLQQPMAKPYLSSHGWEPFRHCCPNGAQVMDQAAGSLNNLESMDIQAACHQALTQAESSMAPELLTSTTPESYLAVAQQEWLDLRIHSGSRWKLPILQCFAKSEP from the exons TCCGGACCCGTTTTAACCCCATGTGGCTCATGAGGCAGAAGACCAAAGATGGCAGCTGGGACTCTGAGATGGATAGCATCACTTCCTGTTCCTCTAGGCGTATTCAGCACCTTGGGCAAACTTTACAAAGCCTCAGATCTCAGTGCCACATCCTGCAAGATCCTGCGTCGGGGGGCATGCTGTTTGGCTGTGTGACAGGTCTGTCTTCATCTGTGGAGGGTGAATTTTACCACCAGCCTCAGATCGCAACCTTGAGCCATCATTACTGCCAGCTACAACACCTGATGGAGCAGCGAGCCCAGCTGATCTTTCTCCACGAATATTTTCAGCGCTTGCAAGTAGCCACCTGTTTTGTGGGTCAACTGGGCATGGTGTTGGAGAGGACACATCTGCTCTTGGCAGACAGGGGCCATGTTGCAGAGCAGCCCAACTCTATGTGGAACCTCGGCCTTAGATCCTTGTGCCAGGAGCTACAAGTTCACCTCAACCATTGGGAAATGCTCTGGGCCAAAGCTCGCTCTGACCCCTTTCTTCGCAGAGTTTTCTTCAGCTGTGTGGCGACCCTTGCTTCCATGCAGCAAACTCTCCAGGTGCTGGGCTTCCAGGCCTTGCTGTTAATGGAACGTTGTATTTACACTGCGTTCTCTGCGCTAGCCATAGCCCAGTTGGATCGCGTGCCTAGAGATGCCTTAGTCGATCTTCTGTGTGCGGTTGAGCTGTACAACCAGGTTGTCGAAGACAGGAGGGGTCATGGTAGAACATCTCCCTGGAGCTCACAGCTTGTCTTTAGGTCAGACTGTTTGCAGTTCGTCTCTAGTTTTTTTCGGAATGGTGTCAGTCCTCAAACATTACCAGTTGAGCAGCTAATGATGATTGTAGCTCAGAGTCAAGCACAAAAAGCAGCTGAGCAACTTTACACATGGACATCACAGCAAAGTAACCTCCTCTATGTTGCGAACAGCCCCTGCGAGCTGAGGGGCCACTTGGAATGCCCTAAACTCAATAGTCACACATCACCCTCAATTAATATTCATACAGTACAACTCGAACATCAGGCTGATGCTGGTGAGCTGCCCAAAAAGCCCCTTCACACcctctggtcctcgaatctgctGTTCTCTTCATTTATTTCTCGAGACAGAGAGTGTATCGATACTCTTTTTCAAGCCCTGGTGACCTCAACGAATCTCTTGGCTCCACATATTCCCAAAAAACCTCAATTTGATGGGACAGTTGCTCCAGAAGACCTTTTGGTGGTTTGTCGTAGACCCATTGAAGAAGAAGAGAGGCTACTGAACAGACCAAGAATGACCTCCAGGACAAACAATGTGGTCCCGATTGATGTCAGGAAGTCAGAAGCATGCATGAAGCTCTTCTCTAATTATAAGCACATGCTATGGAGAGAATTTGCTGAAGCTGCTGTAAAACACTTTTATTACCAGCCAAACAACAGCACTCTGGGTAGCATCAACCAGTGGAATGATGAAATGGTGCTTCTTTTGGTCACATGGCTCAAACACTCTTATACTGAAG ATCACATCCCTGAAGAATGTAAAGAAAGTTTAAGCAATTTCTGCTCTTATATTTTGACTACTGCTGCCTTCACACGGTGGGACGAAA TGATGTGTTTGTCACTGGGCTCAGGCTTGAAAGAGAAGTGTGTTCCTGCAGTTAAGCAGGAAAGATCTGCAGTGAGAACTGTAACTATGGATCACATCCTGCAGCTTTTTCCTCCTCTCCATACTGTTCTTCAGTTTCTACAACACCCAGACATGGAGTCAG GTGACGGTGGATCCAATAGCCTTCTGGGATTGTTGTGTAGGTCCGTTGCCACTGTTCAGTCCTCAACCTTCTGGGTCATGAGTAAAGCCTACCAATTTCTGGCCTCCTGGTCCCTCAGCAAGTTCTTGTTGGTCACACAAGGAGATCTTAAG GATCTCAAGGGCTCAGTGGAGAGCCTGGTCCTGCTGACTGGAGCTGTCAGCAGAGattcagttcatcctctgataATTCAACATACAGCATCACTCTCTCAGGCAGTCATGGATCTACAA GCATTCTCTGATCTCGTCTTGAGGATCTTTTCTTTGGACTGTAAGAGAATGTCTGTGGAGATCTTTGAACAAACCATGCCATCAGCCAAGCACTGGAGGATCAATTACAAAACAG AGTTGCCCAGCAGTCCTAGTGATTATGCGGCATGTGCAGCTCAGAGTGTGATTGGTCAGGTGCTGAATGGTGTGCAGCCTCTGCCTGATGACGCTCGTATCCCTGCGCTAACTGAGGCCATGACTGCCTTCATGGAGGCCTGGATGGAGCACATCCTCAAACAGAAAATCAAGTTTAG TATTCAGGGAGCTCTGCAGCTGAAGCAGGACTTTGATCTGATTCGAGATTTCATTCGTTCAGAGGAGTACAGTCTGTCAGAGGAGCTGCATCAGAAGCTATTGTCACTGCGTGTCTTTCATCAGGTGGATAATGCTATAGTGTGTCTGCTGCAGCAGCCTATGGCCAAACCATACCTGTCCTCCCATGGCTGGGAGCCCTTTAGACACTGCT GTCCAAACGGTGCTCAGGTGATGGATCAGGCTGCAGGCAGTCTAAATAACCTGGAGAGCATGGATATACAGGCAGCATGCCATCAGGCCCTGACCCAAGCCGAGAGCTCCATGGCCCCTGAACTGCTCACCTCCACCACACCTGAGTCTTACCTGGCTGTAGCTCAGCAGGAATGGCTGGATCTGCGAATACACAGCGGATCCCGCTGGAAGCTCCCAATTCTGCAGTGTTTCGCAAAATCAGAACCCTAG
- the ccdc142 gene encoding uncharacterized protein ccdc142 isoform X2: MLASWYQGPFTKSLQKAEALFRTRFNPMWLMRQKTKDGSWDSEMDSITSCSSRRIQHLGQTLQSLRSQCHILQDPASGGMLFGCVTGLSSSVEGEFYHQPQIATLSHHYCQLQHLMEQRAQLIFLHEYFQRLQVATCFVGQLGMVLERTHLLLADRGHVAEQPNSMWNLGLRSLCQELQVHLNHWEMLWAKARSDPFLRRVFFSCVATLASMQQTLQVLGFQALLLMERCIYTAFSALAIAQLDRVPRDALVDLLCAVELYNQVVEDRRGHGRTSPWSSQLVFRSDCLQFVSSFFRNGVSPQTLPVEQLMMIVAQSQAQKAAEQLYTWTSQQSNLLYVANSPCELRGHLECPKLNSHTSPSINIHTVQLEHQADAGELPKKPLHTLWSSNLLFSSFISRDRECIDTLFQALVTSTNLLAPHIPKKPQFDGTVAPEDLLVVCRRPIEEEERLLNRPRMTSRTNNVVPIDVRKSEACMKLFSNYKHMLWREFAEAAVKHFYYQPNNSTLGSINQWNDEMVLLLVTWLKHSYTEDHIPEECKESLSNFCSYILTTAAFTRWDEMMCLSLGSGLKEKCVPAVKQERSAVRTVTMDHILQLFPPLHTVLQFLQHPDMESGDGGSNSLLGLLCRSVATVQSSTFWVMSKAYQFLASWSLSKFLLVTQGDLKDLKGSVESLVLLTGAVSRDSVHPLIIQHTASLSQAVMDLQAFSDLVLRIFSLDCKRMSVEIFEQTMPSAKHWRINYKTELPSSPSDYAACAAQSVIGQVLNGVQPLPDDARIPALTEAMTAFMEAWMEHILKQKIKFSIQGALQLKQDFDLIRDFIRSEEYSLSEELHQKLLSLRVFHQVDNAIVCLLQQPMAKPYLSSHGWEPFRHCCPNGAQVMDQAAGSLNNLESMDIQAACHQALTQAESSMAPELLTSTTPESYLAVAQQEWLDLRIHSGSRWKLPILQCFAKSEP, encoded by the exons TCCGGACCCGTTTTAACCCCATGTGGCTCATGAGGCAGAAGACCAAAGATGGCAGCTGGGACTCTGAGATGGATAGCATCACTTCCTGTTCCTCTAGGCGTATTCAGCACCTTGGGCAAACTTTACAAAGCCTCAGATCTCAGTGCCACATCCTGCAAGATCCTGCGTCGGGGGGCATGCTGTTTGGCTGTGTGACAGGTCTGTCTTCATCTGTGGAGGGTGAATTTTACCACCAGCCTCAGATCGCAACCTTGAGCCATCATTACTGCCAGCTACAACACCTGATGGAGCAGCGAGCCCAGCTGATCTTTCTCCACGAATATTTTCAGCGCTTGCAAGTAGCCACCTGTTTTGTGGGTCAACTGGGCATGGTGTTGGAGAGGACACATCTGCTCTTGGCAGACAGGGGCCATGTTGCAGAGCAGCCCAACTCTATGTGGAACCTCGGCCTTAGATCCTTGTGCCAGGAGCTACAAGTTCACCTCAACCATTGGGAAATGCTCTGGGCCAAAGCTCGCTCTGACCCCTTTCTTCGCAGAGTTTTCTTCAGCTGTGTGGCGACCCTTGCTTCCATGCAGCAAACTCTCCAGGTGCTGGGCTTCCAGGCCTTGCTGTTAATGGAACGTTGTATTTACACTGCGTTCTCTGCGCTAGCCATAGCCCAGTTGGATCGCGTGCCTAGAGATGCCTTAGTCGATCTTCTGTGTGCGGTTGAGCTGTACAACCAGGTTGTCGAAGACAGGAGGGGTCATGGTAGAACATCTCCCTGGAGCTCACAGCTTGTCTTTAGGTCAGACTGTTTGCAGTTCGTCTCTAGTTTTTTTCGGAATGGTGTCAGTCCTCAAACATTACCAGTTGAGCAGCTAATGATGATTGTAGCTCAGAGTCAAGCACAAAAAGCAGCTGAGCAACTTTACACATGGACATCACAGCAAAGTAACCTCCTCTATGTTGCGAACAGCCCCTGCGAGCTGAGGGGCCACTTGGAATGCCCTAAACTCAATAGTCACACATCACCCTCAATTAATATTCATACAGTACAACTCGAACATCAGGCTGATGCTGGTGAGCTGCCCAAAAAGCCCCTTCACACcctctggtcctcgaatctgctGTTCTCTTCATTTATTTCTCGAGACAGAGAGTGTATCGATACTCTTTTTCAAGCCCTGGTGACCTCAACGAATCTCTTGGCTCCACATATTCCCAAAAAACCTCAATTTGATGGGACAGTTGCTCCAGAAGACCTTTTGGTGGTTTGTCGTAGACCCATTGAAGAAGAAGAGAGGCTACTGAACAGACCAAGAATGACCTCCAGGACAAACAATGTGGTCCCGATTGATGTCAGGAAGTCAGAAGCATGCATGAAGCTCTTCTCTAATTATAAGCACATGCTATGGAGAGAATTTGCTGAAGCTGCTGTAAAACACTTTTATTACCAGCCAAACAACAGCACTCTGGGTAGCATCAACCAGTGGAATGATGAAATGGTGCTTCTTTTGGTCACATGGCTCAAACACTCTTATACTGAAG ATCACATCCCTGAAGAATGTAAAGAAAGTTTAAGCAATTTCTGCTCTTATATTTTGACTACTGCTGCCTTCACACGGTGGGACGAAA TGATGTGTTTGTCACTGGGCTCAGGCTTGAAAGAGAAGTGTGTTCCTGCAGTTAAGCAGGAAAGATCTGCAGTGAGAACTGTAACTATGGATCACATCCTGCAGCTTTTTCCTCCTCTCCATACTGTTCTTCAGTTTCTACAACACCCAGACATGGAGTCAG GTGACGGTGGATCCAATAGCCTTCTGGGATTGTTGTGTAGGTCCGTTGCCACTGTTCAGTCCTCAACCTTCTGGGTCATGAGTAAAGCCTACCAATTTCTGGCCTCCTGGTCCCTCAGCAAGTTCTTGTTGGTCACACAAGGAGATCTTAAG GATCTCAAGGGCTCAGTGGAGAGCCTGGTCCTGCTGACTGGAGCTGTCAGCAGAGattcagttcatcctctgataATTCAACATACAGCATCACTCTCTCAGGCAGTCATGGATCTACAA GCATTCTCTGATCTCGTCTTGAGGATCTTTTCTTTGGACTGTAAGAGAATGTCTGTGGAGATCTTTGAACAAACCATGCCATCAGCCAAGCACTGGAGGATCAATTACAAAACAG AGTTGCCCAGCAGTCCTAGTGATTATGCGGCATGTGCAGCTCAGAGTGTGATTGGTCAGGTGCTGAATGGTGTGCAGCCTCTGCCTGATGACGCTCGTATCCCTGCGCTAACTGAGGCCATGACTGCCTTCATGGAGGCCTGGATGGAGCACATCCTCAAACAGAAAATCAAGTTTAG TATTCAGGGAGCTCTGCAGCTGAAGCAGGACTTTGATCTGATTCGAGATTTCATTCGTTCAGAGGAGTACAGTCTGTCAGAGGAGCTGCATCAGAAGCTATTGTCACTGCGTGTCTTTCATCAGGTGGATAATGCTATAGTGTGTCTGCTGCAGCAGCCTATGGCCAAACCATACCTGTCCTCCCATGGCTGGGAGCCCTTTAGACACTGCT GTCCAAACGGTGCTCAGGTGATGGATCAGGCTGCAGGCAGTCTAAATAACCTGGAGAGCATGGATATACAGGCAGCATGCCATCAGGCCCTGACCCAAGCCGAGAGCTCCATGGCCCCTGAACTGCTCACCTCCACCACACCTGAGTCTTACCTGGCTGTAGCTCAGCAGGAATGGCTGGATCTGCGAATACACAGCGGATCCCGCTGGAAGCTCCCAATTCTGCAGTGTTTCGCAAAATCAGAACCCTAG
- the ccdc142 gene encoding coiled-coil domain-containing protein 142 isoform X3, with protein MWLMRQKTKDGSWDSEMDSITSCSSRRIQHLGQTLQSLRSQCHILQDPASGGMLFGCVTGLSSSVEGEFYHQPQIATLSHHYCQLQHLMEQRAQLIFLHEYFQRLQVATCFVGQLGMVLERTHLLLADRGHVAEQPNSMWNLGLRSLCQELQVHLNHWEMLWAKARSDPFLRRVFFSCVATLASMQQTLQVLGFQALLLMERCIYTAFSALAIAQLDRVPRDALVDLLCAVELYNQVVEDRRGHGRTSPWSSQLVFRSDCLQFVSSFFRNGVSPQTLPVEQLMMIVAQSQAQKAAEQLYTWTSQQSNLLYVANSPCELRGHLECPKLNSHTSPSINIHTVQLEHQADAGELPKKPLHTLWSSNLLFSSFISRDRECIDTLFQALVTSTNLLAPHIPKKPQFDGTVAPEDLLVVCRRPIEEEERLLNRPRMTSRTNNVVPIDVRKSEACMKLFSNYKHMLWREFAEAAVKHFYYQPNNSTLGSINQWNDEMVLLLVTWLKHSYTEDHIPEECKESLSNFCSYILTTAAFTRWDEMMCLSLGSGLKEKCVPAVKQERSAVRTVTMDHILQLFPPLHTVLQFLQHPDMESGDGGSNSLLGLLCRSVATVQSSTFWVMSKAYQFLASWSLSKFLLVTQGDLKDLKGSVESLVLLTGAVSRDSVHPLIIQHTASLSQAVMDLQAFSDLVLRIFSLDCKRMSVEIFEQTMPSAKHWRINYKTELPSSPSDYAACAAQSVIGQVLNGVQPLPDDARIPALTEAMTAFMEAWMEHILKQKIKFSIQGALQLKQDFDLIRDFIRSEEYSLSEELHQKLLSLRVFHQVDNAIVCLLQQPMAKPYLSSHGWEPFRHCCPNGAQVMDQAAGSLNNLESMDIQAACHQALTQAESSMAPELLTSTTPESYLAVAQQEWLDLRIHSGSRWKLPILQCFAKSEP; from the exons ATGTGGCTCATGAGGCAGAAGACCAAAGATGGCAGCTGGGACTCTGAGATGGATAGCATCACTTCCTGTTCCTCTAGGCGTATTCAGCACCTTGGGCAAACTTTACAAAGCCTCAGATCTCAGTGCCACATCCTGCAAGATCCTGCGTCGGGGGGCATGCTGTTTGGCTGTGTGACAGGTCTGTCTTCATCTGTGGAGGGTGAATTTTACCACCAGCCTCAGATCGCAACCTTGAGCCATCATTACTGCCAGCTACAACACCTGATGGAGCAGCGAGCCCAGCTGATCTTTCTCCACGAATATTTTCAGCGCTTGCAAGTAGCCACCTGTTTTGTGGGTCAACTGGGCATGGTGTTGGAGAGGACACATCTGCTCTTGGCAGACAGGGGCCATGTTGCAGAGCAGCCCAACTCTATGTGGAACCTCGGCCTTAGATCCTTGTGCCAGGAGCTACAAGTTCACCTCAACCATTGGGAAATGCTCTGGGCCAAAGCTCGCTCTGACCCCTTTCTTCGCAGAGTTTTCTTCAGCTGTGTGGCGACCCTTGCTTCCATGCAGCAAACTCTCCAGGTGCTGGGCTTCCAGGCCTTGCTGTTAATGGAACGTTGTATTTACACTGCGTTCTCTGCGCTAGCCATAGCCCAGTTGGATCGCGTGCCTAGAGATGCCTTAGTCGATCTTCTGTGTGCGGTTGAGCTGTACAACCAGGTTGTCGAAGACAGGAGGGGTCATGGTAGAACATCTCCCTGGAGCTCACAGCTTGTCTTTAGGTCAGACTGTTTGCAGTTCGTCTCTAGTTTTTTTCGGAATGGTGTCAGTCCTCAAACATTACCAGTTGAGCAGCTAATGATGATTGTAGCTCAGAGTCAAGCACAAAAAGCAGCTGAGCAACTTTACACATGGACATCACAGCAAAGTAACCTCCTCTATGTTGCGAACAGCCCCTGCGAGCTGAGGGGCCACTTGGAATGCCCTAAACTCAATAGTCACACATCACCCTCAATTAATATTCATACAGTACAACTCGAACATCAGGCTGATGCTGGTGAGCTGCCCAAAAAGCCCCTTCACACcctctggtcctcgaatctgctGTTCTCTTCATTTATTTCTCGAGACAGAGAGTGTATCGATACTCTTTTTCAAGCCCTGGTGACCTCAACGAATCTCTTGGCTCCACATATTCCCAAAAAACCTCAATTTGATGGGACAGTTGCTCCAGAAGACCTTTTGGTGGTTTGTCGTAGACCCATTGAAGAAGAAGAGAGGCTACTGAACAGACCAAGAATGACCTCCAGGACAAACAATGTGGTCCCGATTGATGTCAGGAAGTCAGAAGCATGCATGAAGCTCTTCTCTAATTATAAGCACATGCTATGGAGAGAATTTGCTGAAGCTGCTGTAAAACACTTTTATTACCAGCCAAACAACAGCACTCTGGGTAGCATCAACCAGTGGAATGATGAAATGGTGCTTCTTTTGGTCACATGGCTCAAACACTCTTATACTGAAG ATCACATCCCTGAAGAATGTAAAGAAAGTTTAAGCAATTTCTGCTCTTATATTTTGACTACTGCTGCCTTCACACGGTGGGACGAAA TGATGTGTTTGTCACTGGGCTCAGGCTTGAAAGAGAAGTGTGTTCCTGCAGTTAAGCAGGAAAGATCTGCAGTGAGAACTGTAACTATGGATCACATCCTGCAGCTTTTTCCTCCTCTCCATACTGTTCTTCAGTTTCTACAACACCCAGACATGGAGTCAG GTGACGGTGGATCCAATAGCCTTCTGGGATTGTTGTGTAGGTCCGTTGCCACTGTTCAGTCCTCAACCTTCTGGGTCATGAGTAAAGCCTACCAATTTCTGGCCTCCTGGTCCCTCAGCAAGTTCTTGTTGGTCACACAAGGAGATCTTAAG GATCTCAAGGGCTCAGTGGAGAGCCTGGTCCTGCTGACTGGAGCTGTCAGCAGAGattcagttcatcctctgataATTCAACATACAGCATCACTCTCTCAGGCAGTCATGGATCTACAA GCATTCTCTGATCTCGTCTTGAGGATCTTTTCTTTGGACTGTAAGAGAATGTCTGTGGAGATCTTTGAACAAACCATGCCATCAGCCAAGCACTGGAGGATCAATTACAAAACAG AGTTGCCCAGCAGTCCTAGTGATTATGCGGCATGTGCAGCTCAGAGTGTGATTGGTCAGGTGCTGAATGGTGTGCAGCCTCTGCCTGATGACGCTCGTATCCCTGCGCTAACTGAGGCCATGACTGCCTTCATGGAGGCCTGGATGGAGCACATCCTCAAACAGAAAATCAAGTTTAG TATTCAGGGAGCTCTGCAGCTGAAGCAGGACTTTGATCTGATTCGAGATTTCATTCGTTCAGAGGAGTACAGTCTGTCAGAGGAGCTGCATCAGAAGCTATTGTCACTGCGTGTCTTTCATCAGGTGGATAATGCTATAGTGTGTCTGCTGCAGCAGCCTATGGCCAAACCATACCTGTCCTCCCATGGCTGGGAGCCCTTTAGACACTGCT GTCCAAACGGTGCTCAGGTGATGGATCAGGCTGCAGGCAGTCTAAATAACCTGGAGAGCATGGATATACAGGCAGCATGCCATCAGGCCCTGACCCAAGCCGAGAGCTCCATGGCCCCTGAACTGCTCACCTCCACCACACCTGAGTCTTACCTGGCTGTAGCTCAGCAGGAATGGCTGGATCTGCGAATACACAGCGGATCCCGCTGGAAGCTCCCAATTCTGCAGTGTTTCGCAAAATCAGAACCCTAG